The window GTTATATTCTTTAACTGCTACTGAACCCATTTTGTTGATGATTAATTTACCACCTTGAGTTGGAACTGGATAAGTAATTTGATTGATGATTGCTTGTCCTTTAAAAGATTCTAATAATTCTGCTTGCCACATAGTTGGAATAAAATTCGTAATTGCCATTTGCATTACCTCTTTCGTTGTCTAATATAGTATCTATCTACCCACCGATAGTTGGTGAAGTGTTTAACCTCCCACACTCAAAGGCATAATAAAAAGCACTATTTACTTAGTGCCTTTAACGATTTCTCTACTAATTCTTTATTTGCAATATATTCACTAGAACTCATAGCTTTAATTTCATCTAGTGATAATAACTTGACTTGTTCTACTGGTTGTGTAGGTACATTAGCAGACGCTTGTACCTTAGATTGCACCTGTGCGTTAATCTGTGTGCTAAACATTTCTTTCATAGCATTGATTTGTGTAGCTACTGCTTCTGCATCCATATTAACTAGCATATCTGCCATTGTTACAGGTAATCCCGCTTCTTGTAATTGAGCTTGGATTGTCGCCTTATATTGTTGTTGGTTGTATTGATTAATCTTAGCTTCTAACTCTTGTTCACGTTGAGTTAATTCTTCTAACTTCTTATTGTAGTCATATTCTGCTTTTTGTTCCTCATTCATCTGAGATAGCTTTTGAGCTTCTTCTAAAGCATTAAACTTAGCTTCCCATTTCTTAGCTTCACGTTCAAGTCGCTTAGTCACGATACGGTCTAAGTCCTCTTGAGTGAATGTCTTAACATCTTGTGGTTGAGTTTCCACTGTCACCTCTGTTTGTTCTGATGTTACTTCTGTATTATTTAATACTTGATTTTCTTCCATAATATATAACCTCCATTGAGTAATTAAATTCCTTGTTGATATGCTCAACAAGTAAAGCGATATTGTTTAAAAACCTGGTATCTTTAATGTAGTCACCAGTAACTCTTAAGCAAGTTGAATCCATGTGTGTGATTCTTCATCGTAAATATAAACACTTTTATTCTCTAAGCATAGGCAATCACTACCATGCCCAATTTTGTTACCGTTAAATGTGTGAGTGAGTGTAGTTAGCTCATCTTCACGATTAACAACGAATGAACACACATCTGTATCTTGATTCTCTTTTGTTAATGCAATCACTAGCTATCACCTCACTTCTTCTTGCTTAATTCATATTCTGCACGTATCTTCTTAGTACGTTCTGCATTCTCTTTAGCACGTTGTTTCACATACTCTTGTGCTTCATCATAGTATTGTGATTTGACTGGTTGATTGTTTTCATCAACTACGATAGGTACGAACACACATCTACAATTCACATGAGGATGTAGTTGCTTAGGCTCGTACTGGTCAATGCGATAAATCTTGCCTTCATTCTCTTGGCAAATTGCACACACTCTATCGTCATGAATAGTATCTGCTTTAAAATGTGTGAATCCATTCTTCTTAGCAGAATCAATATGTGCTTGATTTTCTGCTATACGTAATTCGTTATGAACTAAAGTCTTAGCAGATGAGAATGATACATCTAACTGTTTAGCGATTGTTCCCGCTACTTTAGAGTACCCATCTCCACGAATAGTTGCCATCTTTAGTTCTTTGCTAATTACTTGTGCTACCTTTTCTGCACGTCTATAAACTCTATCATTGAACCATAGACCATCTGCAATAGGCTTATACCAAGGTAGCTTTTCATTCCATATATTTTTAGATAAAAAGTTAGCTACTTGATTGCTAGTATGTAGTCCTGTCTGCTCTAGTGCAGTCAATGTCTCATAACTACTTAGGTTGTTGAAATCATGGATACCATTAATCTTCTCTTTCTTGTATTCTTTCAACATCTCATCAAAATTCAAGAAATCTTCCTCATAGAACTTCATGAGCGTGTTACCTAATCTATCTATCTCTTTGTCGGCAAGTTGAGATAGAATGATTGATACTTGCTTCTCTAA of the Turicibacter sp. TJ11 genome contains:
- a CDS encoding DUF4355 domain-containing protein encodes the protein MEENQVLNNTEVTSEQTEVTVETQPQDVKTFTQEDLDRIVTKRLEREAKKWEAKFNALEEAQKLSQMNEEQKAEYDYNKKLEELTQREQELEAKINQYNQQQYKATIQAQLQEAGLPVTMADMLVNMDAEAVATQINAMKEMFSTQINAQVQSKVQASANVPTQPVEQVKLLSLDEIKAMSSSEYIANKELVEKSLKALSK
- a CDS encoding minor capsid protein, translated to MPSYWERRDAQAEKTYNKTVKEYMDFLKKEYRIALKEIQDEVAKWIARKEEIESINPNFKFSELKMAQDLEKQVSIILSQLADKEIDRLGNTLMKFYEEDFLNFDEMLKEYKKEKINGIHDFNNLSSYETLTALEQTGLHTSNQVANFLSKNIWNEKLPWYKPIADGLWFNDRVYRRAEKVAQVISKELKMATIRGDGYSKVAGTIAKQLDVSFSSAKTLVHNELRIAENQAHIDSAKKNGFTHFKADTIHDDRVCAICQENEGKIYRIDQYEPKQLHPHVNCRCVFVPIVVDENNQPVKSQYYDEAQEYVKQRAKENAERTKKIRAEYELSKKK